One window of Flavobacterium dauae genomic DNA carries:
- a CDS encoding murein hydrolase activator EnvC family protein, giving the protein MHRILSFILLFLSFNTFAQQDYQAQQRKLEERKSQILKEIKEFQSLLNTNKKQERNILTELNEQNRKIKLQSELISNSKKQIRTLKNDIYVNTLASNKLRRELAVLKDDYAKTIVKSYKSRSEQNRIMFILSSKNFLQAYKRMQYIKQYAKYRKSQGDEIREKFEELERISAHLEIQKSKQEKIAKEHEEQRKELQGERNKQSELMSLVKKDSKKYSAQIRKKQQETKKIEQQIKESVRKMIEEENRKRREEEERKAKAAGKTVAPKKNVSSTRLEMTPEEKALATSFSNNRGRLPWPVEKGYISTKYGTVTHPEYENIQYESHGIEITTEQGATVRSVFEGVVSEIQIIGNTKAVLIRHGEYISVYQNLSSVSVSAGQKVSTKQKIGTVGTNFEGKPVIKFMIMKNTDFNNPQSWLSSK; this is encoded by the coding sequence ATGCATCGCATTTTATCTTTTATATTATTATTTCTGTCGTTTAATACATTCGCTCAACAAGATTACCAGGCACAACAACGTAAATTGGAAGAACGGAAGTCACAGATTTTAAAAGAAATCAAAGAATTTCAATCTCTGCTTAACACCAATAAAAAGCAGGAGCGAAATATTTTGACAGAACTTAACGAGCAAAACAGAAAAATTAAACTTCAGTCTGAATTAATTTCTAATTCTAAAAAACAAATACGTACACTAAAAAACGATATTTACGTAAACACATTGGCATCAAACAAATTAAGACGCGAATTAGCTGTTTTAAAAGACGATTATGCCAAAACCATTGTAAAATCGTACAAATCGCGTTCGGAACAAAACCGCATTATGTTTATTTTGTCGAGTAAAAATTTTTTACAGGCATATAAACGTATGCAGTATATTAAGCAATACGCAAAATACCGTAAATCGCAGGGAGATGAAATCAGAGAGAAATTTGAAGAGTTAGAACGTATTTCGGCACACTTGGAAATCCAGAAAAGTAAACAAGAAAAAATTGCAAAAGAACACGAAGAACAACGCAAGGAACTACAAGGCGAACGCAACAAACAAAGTGAACTGATGAGCCTGGTTAAAAAAGACAGCAAAAAATACAGTGCACAAATACGCAAAAAACAACAGGAAACCAAAAAAATAGAGCAGCAGATTAAAGAATCGGTTCGGAAAATGATCGAGGAAGAGAACCGCAAACGCCGGGAAGAAGAAGAACGCAAAGCAAAAGCGGCAGGTAAAACAGTTGCTCCAAAGAAAAATGTTTCTTCTACCCGATTAGAAATGACACCTGAAGAAAAAGCCCTTGCAACTAGCTTTAGCAACAATCGCGGACGTTTGCCTTGGCCGGTTGAAAAAGGATACATTTCAACAAAATACGGAACGGTAACACACCCGGAATACGAAAATATTCAGTACGAAAGCCACGGAATTGAAATTACTACCGAACAAGGTGCTACCGTTCGTAGCGTTTTTGAAGGGGTGGTATCTGAAATTCAAATTATAGGAAATACCAAAGCCGTATTAATTCGCCACGGCGAATACATTTCTGTATATCAAAACCTGTCATCTGTTTCTGTTTCAGCGGGTCAAAAAGTATCCACAAAACAAAAAATAGGAACTGTAGGAACTAATTTTGAAGGTAAACCGGTCATTAAATTTATGATTATGAAAAACACCGATTTTAACAACCCACAATCGTGGTTAAGCAGTAAATAG
- a CDS encoding ISAon1 family transposase N-terminal region protein: MEAYLELLKLILPTFLVDHFDLNSFKNSEENLHLYFEEKLSPPKEFNSEDLVSKGFLDEITIQDFPLRGKLVYLHIKRRRWTNKNTGEIVKRNWQLVAKGTRMTQEFAAFLKEINR; the protein is encoded by the coding sequence TTGGAAGCATATCTAGAATTATTAAAACTTATTTTACCTACCTTTTTGGTTGATCATTTTGATTTGAACTCTTTTAAAAATTCAGAAGAAAACCTACATCTATATTTTGAAGAAAAATTAAGCCCTCCAAAAGAGTTTAACTCTGAAGATTTAGTATCTAAAGGTTTTTTGGATGAAATTACCATTCAAGACTTTCCTCTTAGAGGCAAGCTTGTTTATTTACACATTAAACGCCGTCGTTGGACAAACAAAAACACCGGCGAAATAGTTAAAAGAAATTGGCAGTTAGTAGCTAAAGGAACCCGTATGACGCAAGAATTTGCGGCTTTTTTAAAAGAAATTAATAGATAA
- a CDS encoding SbcC/MukB-like Walker B domain-containing protein: protein MIPIKLTIEGLYSYQKRQTIDFENLINAGLFGIFGSVGSGKSSILEAITFALYGETERLNAKDKRAYNMMNLKSDTAFIAFDFYNYEDKLFRVTREFKRNSKRFDDIKSPTVVFYEWINENWLPLNHSNAQEIVGLSYDNFKRTIIIPQGQFKEFIELGAKDRTQMMKEIFKLYRFDLSDKVSVLNSKNLTQLNQLEGKLSGYDEVSEENIMILKGKLLEEETIQTEKQTVFKAINDKLQHLKSLKTDFESLQNKKNQFTEYNNQKPEIDQKKTQLEIYERVYKTFNQLLVDSKKTESEIQEKTDQLAKDKALLQHSEANFLKIETAINELKPYFNDLPNKRLQENDLDFIAKILQFTIDVVELKNRTSNGEIKVSEIEKVVNQLQQTIKETEKEINDLAKKQIETTVLINVGDWFSKKQHLEKDWDLQEQKNNQLKSEIQLIENELKSDKIDVLTFENDVKVLNDTFSRQKKELTSKLQSFQVQQELAHFAHNLHNGEACPLCGSLEHPEILTLNDVTLNLNEIQNEINLVEEKQNNYVEFANKIRQKIQKLTMFQDHFSNENNRLEDLKNQIVQLNAGFIWTDFNADDFEDFQHKKQTSFDLTKQIELRNKFISEQRFNLENQQKTAEKYKKALEKFKLDEAEKQTQINQNLSNLKVLDFADFNNFSVEEIEQKLNDLKAFNQKTENDFTLYNQQFNQLNTQIEVQKASISSEEIQLANLNKNLVELNDLFNKNLVDQNIENKEKVVEILHLNLNTEVIRKEIEEFTVAYKTLNNQIKELETKLKDEFFNKAAYHQYEKDFETAESELKTATENVTKTNAEITRLTEAFNQKKELLITLDQLKKRAENLKTMGNLFKGAGFVQYVSSIYLKQLCENANVRFRKMTRNQLSLQVNDANDFEVIDYLNEGRTRSVKTLSGGQSFQVSLSLALALAESVQTNSLASKNFFFIDEGFGTQDAESVNIVFETLNNLHKENRIVGIISHVEELKERIPVALQITKTDEDGSLIKVV from the coding sequence ATGATCCCAATTAAACTCACCATAGAAGGTTTATATTCGTACCAAAAAAGACAAACCATTGATTTTGAAAACCTGATAAATGCAGGTTTATTCGGCATTTTTGGTTCGGTTGGCTCGGGAAAATCATCTATTTTAGAAGCCATTACTTTTGCGTTGTATGGAGAAACCGAACGGTTGAATGCCAAAGACAAACGTGCGTACAATATGATGAATTTAAAATCGGACACAGCGTTTATTGCGTTCGATTTTTATAATTACGAGGACAAACTATTTCGGGTAACGCGTGAATTTAAACGAAATTCCAAACGGTTTGACGATATTAAATCACCAACGGTTGTTTTTTATGAATGGATAAATGAAAATTGGCTTCCGCTGAATCATAGCAACGCACAAGAAATTGTTGGTTTAAGTTATGATAATTTTAAACGAACCATCATTATTCCGCAAGGTCAGTTTAAAGAATTTATAGAATTGGGAGCCAAAGACAGAACCCAGATGATGAAAGAAATTTTTAAACTTTATCGATTTGATCTGTCTGATAAAGTATCGGTTTTAAACAGTAAAAATCTTACCCAATTAAATCAATTAGAAGGTAAATTGTCGGGTTACGATGAAGTTTCCGAAGAAAACATTATGATTTTAAAAGGAAAACTTTTAGAAGAAGAGACAATTCAAACCGAAAAACAAACTGTTTTTAAAGCGATAAACGATAAATTACAGCATTTAAAATCGTTGAAAACCGATTTTGAATCGTTACAAAATAAGAAAAATCAGTTTACAGAATACAACAATCAAAAACCAGAAATTGATCAAAAGAAAACGCAGCTTGAAATTTACGAACGCGTTTATAAAACGTTTAATCAATTGTTGGTTGACAGTAAAAAAACCGAAAGTGAGATTCAAGAAAAAACCGATCAATTAGCAAAAGACAAAGCACTTTTACAACATTCTGAAGCCAATTTTCTTAAAATTGAAACTGCTATTAACGAATTAAAACCATACTTTAACGATTTGCCAAACAAACGTTTACAAGAAAACGATTTAGATTTTATTGCGAAAATACTTCAGTTTACAATTGATGTTGTGGAGTTGAAAAACAGAACTTCTAACGGCGAAATTAAAGTAAGCGAAATTGAAAAAGTTGTTAATCAACTGCAGCAAACCATAAAAGAAACCGAAAAAGAAATAAACGATCTTGCTAAAAAACAGATTGAAACCACTGTTTTAATCAATGTTGGCGATTGGTTTAGCAAAAAACAACATTTAGAGAAAGATTGGGATCTGCAAGAACAGAAGAACAATCAGTTAAAAAGCGAAATTCAGCTAATTGAAAATGAATTAAAAAGTGATAAAATTGACGTTTTAACTTTTGAAAATGACGTAAAAGTTTTAAACGATACTTTTTCACGACAAAAGAAGGAATTGACTTCAAAGTTACAATCGTTTCAGGTGCAGCAAGAATTAGCACATTTTGCGCACAACCTGCACAACGGCGAGGCTTGTCCGCTTTGTGGTTCGTTAGAACATCCGGAAATTTTAACGTTGAACGATGTTACACTGAATTTAAACGAAATTCAGAACGAGATAAATTTAGTTGAAGAGAAGCAGAATAATTATGTGGAATTTGCTAATAAAATTCGACAAAAAATTCAGAAGTTAACAATGTTTCAAGATCACTTTTCAAACGAAAACAATCGTTTAGAAGATTTAAAAAATCAAATTGTTCAACTCAACGCAGGCTTCATTTGGACCGATTTTAATGCAGATGATTTTGAGGATTTTCAGCATAAAAAACAAACTTCGTTTGATTTAACAAAACAAATCGAGCTTAGAAATAAATTTATTTCAGAACAAAGATTCAATTTAGAAAATCAGCAGAAAACAGCAGAAAAATATAAAAAAGCGTTAGAAAAATTTAAGTTAGACGAAGCGGAAAAACAAACGCAAATCAATCAGAATTTAAGCAATTTAAAAGTTCTTGATTTCGCAGATTTTAATAATTTTTCTGTTGAAGAAATCGAACAAAAATTAAACGATTTAAAAGCGTTTAATCAGAAAACAGAAAATGATTTTACTTTGTACAATCAGCAGTTTAATCAGTTAAATACGCAAATTGAAGTTCAAAAAGCAAGCATTTCATCAGAAGAAATTCAACTAGCAAACTTGAACAAAAATCTTGTGGAATTAAATGATCTTTTCAACAAAAATCTGGTCGATCAAAATATTGAAAACAAAGAAAAAGTTGTTGAAATACTTCATTTAAACTTGAATACAGAAGTTATTCGGAAAGAAATTGAAGAATTTACGGTTGCGTACAAAACACTGAACAACCAAATTAAAGAATTGGAAACCAAACTAAAAGATGAATTTTTCAATAAAGCAGCTTATCATCAGTACGAAAAAGATTTTGAAACTGCCGAAAGCGAATTAAAAACCGCAACCGAAAACGTGACCAAAACCAACGCAGAAATTACTCGTTTAACCGAAGCTTTCAATCAGAAAAAGGAATTGTTGATAACATTAGATCAACTCAAAAAGCGAGCAGAAAACCTAAAAACAATGGGTAATTTGTTTAAAGGTGCTGGTTTTGTTCAATATGTATCGTCGATTTATTTGAAACAATTGTGTGAAAATGCCAATGTACGTTTCCGAAAAATGACTCGAAACCAATTGAGTTTACAAGTCAACGATGCAAACGATTTTGAAGTGATTGATTATTTAAACGAAGGCAGAACACGCAGCGTGAAAACGCTTTCGGGCGGACAATCGTTTCAGGTTTCGCTGAGTTTGGCACTGGCGTTGGCAGAAAGTGTGCAAACAAATTCGCTGGCAAGTAAAAATTTCTTTTTTATCGACGAAGGTTTTGGAACACAAGATGCCGAATCGGTTAATATTGTGTTTGAAACGCTAAACAACCTGCACAAAGAAAACCGTATTGTTGGAATTATTTCGCACGTTGAAGAACTAAAAGAGCGCATTCCAGTTGCATTACAAATCACTAAAACCGATGAAGACGGAAGTTTAATTAAAGTTGTTTAG
- a CDS encoding sugar nucleotidyltransferase: MKIIVPMAGRGSRLRPHTLTTPKPLIPIAGKPIVHRLVEDIAKVINQPIDEIAFIIHESFGKNVEKDLVAIAEKLGSKGTIYYQNEALGTAHAILCAKESMQGPIVVAYADTLFRADFTLDASADSVIWVKAVEDPSAFGVVQLNDKNEIVDFVEKPKEFVSDLAIIGIYFFKSAENLRAELEYLIDNNIEKGGEYQLTDALENMKQKGLRFVPGKVDEWMDCGNKNVTVDTNNRMLNFLQNDGENLVASTAVLENSTIIPPCYIGENVVLKNATVGPNVSLGNNTKVENATIKNSLIQTNAIVKNADLDNAMIGNFASFNGKFTNISIGDYSVLE; encoded by the coding sequence ATGAAAATAATCGTACCAATGGCAGGTCGTGGTTCACGCTTGCGTCCACATACATTAACAACGCCAAAACCATTAATTCCAATTGCAGGCAAACCAATTGTTCACCGTTTGGTAGAAGATATTGCAAAAGTAATCAATCAACCAATCGATGAAATTGCGTTTATTATTCACGAAAGTTTCGGTAAAAACGTAGAAAAAGATTTAGTTGCCATTGCAGAAAAATTAGGTTCAAAAGGAACTATTTATTACCAAAACGAAGCATTGGGAACAGCACATGCCATTTTGTGTGCCAAAGAAAGTATGCAGGGACCAATTGTGGTGGCGTATGCAGATACGTTGTTCCGTGCCGATTTTACGTTAGATGCTTCTGCCGATTCTGTTATTTGGGTGAAGGCTGTGGAAGATCCATCGGCGTTTGGAGTAGTTCAATTGAACGATAAAAACGAGATTGTTGATTTTGTTGAAAAACCCAAAGAATTTGTTTCAGATTTAGCTATTATCGGGATTTATTTCTTTAAATCGGCTGAAAATTTAAGAGCAGAATTAGAATATTTGATTGACAATAATATCGAAAAAGGTGGCGAATACCAGTTAACCGATGCGTTGGAAAACATGAAACAAAAAGGTTTGCGTTTTGTTCCGGGTAAAGTTGATGAATGGATGGATTGCGGAAATAAAAACGTTACGGTTGATACCAATAATCGTATGTTAAACTTTTTGCAAAACGACGGAGAAAACCTTGTGGCATCAACGGCCGTTTTAGAAAATTCAACTATTATTCCACCGTGTTATATTGGCGAAAACGTGGTTTTGAAAAACGCAACGGTTGGACCAAATGTTTCGTTAGGCAACAACACCAAAGTAGAAAATGCTACCATTAAAAACAGTTTAATACAAACCAACGCCATTGTAAAAAATGCCGATTTAGATAATGCAATGATTGGTAATTTTGCAAGCTTTAACGGTAAGTTTACCAACATAAGTATAGGCGATTACAGTGTGTTAGAATAA
- a CDS encoding YchJ family protein: protein MNCPCCSNKLYAECCEPYHTKEKYAPTAEALMRSRFSAFTIPNGNYLMNTTLPAKRKFHTKEELQEWGEINQWIKLEIVNLPTINQVEFKAYYIDQDQNEQLHHELSVFQKMNDRWYYVSGEFLNDN, encoded by the coding sequence ATGAATTGCCCTTGCTGTTCCAATAAATTATATGCAGAATGCTGTGAACCTTATCATACTAAGGAAAAATACGCTCCTACTGCCGAAGCCTTAATGCGTTCGCGTTTTTCGGCATTCACCATTCCAAACGGCAATTATTTAATGAATACCACTTTACCCGCAAAGCGTAAGTTTCATACTAAGGAAGAACTTCAGGAATGGGGCGAAATCAATCAATGGATAAAACTGGAAATTGTAAATCTGCCAACAATAAATCAAGTGGAATTTAAAGCTTATTATATAGATCAGGATCAAAACGAACAACTGCATCACGAATTATCGGTTTTTCAAAAAATGAACGATCGCTGGTATTATGTTTCGGGCGAATTTTTAAACGACAATTAA
- a CDS encoding metallophosphoesterase family protein, whose translation MKILHTADWHLGKRLDGFSRFEEQIEVMNEIVEIADRENVDLVLIAGDLFDAFNPAVEAVDLFYKTLKRLTNNAKRPVIAIAGNHDSPDRINAPDPLARECGIVLIGYPNEKIDLFKLDHFKIEKSTEGFIELNIKNIDFPIRIIHTAYANEIRLKHYFGEEKEEQLNSVLKDQWTKIANEFCDDKGVNLLISHLYMNKRGTEVLEEPEGEKPIKIGNADMVYSDCIPPQIQYTALGHLHAFNNIGTDQKPVVYASSPLCYSFSEAGQTKYVSIINAQPNQAVNFNKVNLTKGKALLRKTFQLVDDAVSWLLQNPDTLVELTMETDAFLTTDERKAIFQAHSGIVHLIPKVKSSGLDEISTKEINLNQDIKDLFKDYFKSKNANQEPNNELMDLFNEVLNNSER comes from the coding sequence ATGAAAATTCTGCATACCGCCGATTGGCATTTAGGGAAACGTTTAGACGGTTTTTCACGATTTGAAGAACAGATTGAAGTAATGAACGAAATCGTAGAAATTGCCGATCGCGAAAATGTAGATTTGGTTTTAATTGCCGGCGATTTGTTTGATGCTTTTAATCCGGCGGTTGAAGCGGTTGATTTGTTTTACAAAACTTTAAAACGACTTACAAATAACGCAAAACGACCTGTAATTGCCATTGCAGGCAATCATGATTCGCCCGATCGCATCAACGCACCCGATCCTTTAGCACGTGAATGTGGAATTGTACTGATTGGTTATCCTAATGAAAAGATTGATCTGTTTAAGTTAGATCATTTTAAAATCGAAAAATCTACCGAAGGTTTTATCGAACTAAACATAAAAAACATTGATTTCCCAATTAGAATCATCCATACAGCTTATGCAAACGAAATCCGTTTAAAACACTATTTTGGAGAAGAAAAAGAAGAGCAACTGAATAGTGTTTTAAAAGATCAATGGACAAAAATCGCCAATGAATTTTGTGACGATAAAGGTGTAAACTTGTTGATATCGCATTTATATATGAACAAACGTGGTACAGAAGTTTTAGAAGAGCCCGAAGGCGAAAAACCTATTAAAATTGGAAATGCAGATATGGTGTATTCCGATTGTATTCCTCCGCAAATTCAATATACCGCATTGGGTCATTTACACGCGTTTAACAACATTGGAACTGATCAAAAACCGGTTGTTTATGCTTCATCGCCTTTGTGTTACAGTTTTAGCGAAGCCGGTCAAACCAAATATGTATCCATCATCAATGCACAACCAAATCAAGCTGTAAATTTTAATAAAGTAAATCTTACCAAAGGAAAAGCGTTGCTTCGTAAAACCTTTCAACTGGTTGATGATGCAGTAAGCTGGCTGTTACAAAATCCGGATACTTTGGTGGAATTGACTATGGAAACCGATGCTTTTTTAACAACCGATGAACGCAAAGCCATTTTTCAGGCACATTCGGGTATTGTGCATTTAATTCCGAAAGTAAAAAGTAGCGGTTTAGATGAAATTTCTACAAAAGAAATCAATCTAAATCAAGACATTAAAGATTTATTTAAAGATTATTTCAAATCTAAAAACGCCAACCAAGAACCAAATAACGAATTAATGGATTTGTTTAATGAAGTTTTAAATAATAGTGAAAGATAA
- the amaB gene encoding L-piperidine-6-carboxylate dehydrogenase: MKTILSQLGLNNTNLGSSTGSQWFANGTEISSYTPVNGSLIGTIQTTSNSDYEKVIATAEKAFKEWRLVPAPKRGEIVRQVAEALRENKDALGRLVSYEMGKSLQEGLGEVQEMIDICDFAVGLSRQLYGLTMHSERPMHRMYEQYHPLGIVGIISAFNFPVAVWSWNAALAWVCGDVCVWKPSSKTPLCAIACQNIITKVFEKNNVPEGVSCLVTGNASGDLMNNDKRIPLVSFTGSTRIGRHVSKTVAERFGKTILELGGNNAIIVSEHSDLNMVLVGAVFGAVGTAGQRCTSTRRLIVHESVYDKTIETLKNAYGQLKIGNPLDAANHVGPLIDTKAVEDYLKAIEKAKAEGGKIVVEGGVVEGAGYESGCYVKPCIIEAKNEFEIVQEETFAPILYVIKYRTIEEAIDMQNGVPQGLSSSIFTNNLREAELFLSHAGSDCGIANVNIGTSGAEIGGAFGGEKETGGGRESGSDAWKVYMRRQTNTINYGTELPLAQGINFNI, translated from the coding sequence ATGAAAACAATTTTATCGCAATTAGGCTTAAACAATACAAACTTGGGGTCATCAACAGGATCTCAATGGTTTGCAAACGGAACAGAAATTTCTTCTTACACACCGGTAAACGGTTCATTAATTGGAACAATTCAAACCACATCAAACAGCGACTATGAAAAAGTAATCGCAACAGCCGAAAAGGCTTTTAAAGAATGGCGTTTGGTTCCGGCACCAAAACGTGGCGAAATTGTACGCCAGGTTGCAGAAGCTTTACGTGAAAATAAAGATGCTTTAGGACGTTTGGTTTCTTATGAAATGGGTAAAAGCTTACAAGAAGGTTTAGGTGAAGTTCAGGAAATGATAGACATCTGTGATTTTGCTGTTGGTTTATCTCGCCAGTTGTACGGTTTAACCATGCACTCAGAACGACCAATGCACCGTATGTACGAGCAGTATCATCCGCTTGGAATTGTAGGAATTATTTCTGCTTTTAACTTCCCTGTAGCCGTTTGGTCTTGGAATGCTGCCTTGGCGTGGGTTTGTGGCGATGTTTGCGTTTGGAAACCAAGTTCAAAAACACCTTTATGTGCTATTGCATGTCAAAACATCATCACAAAAGTATTCGAGAAAAATAATGTACCAGAAGGTGTAAGCTGTTTAGTTACAGGAAATGCTTCGGGTGATTTAATGAATAACGACAAACGTATTCCTTTGGTTTCTTTCACAGGATCTACGCGTATTGGTCGCCACGTATCAAAAACAGTTGCAGAACGTTTTGGTAAAACTATTTTAGAATTAGGCGGAAACAATGCCATTATCGTATCTGAACATTCTGATCTGAATATGGTATTGGTAGGAGCTGTTTTCGGAGCTGTAGGAACTGCCGGACAACGTTGTACATCAACCCGCAGATTGATTGTTCACGAAAGTGTGTATGATAAAACAATCGAAACATTGAAAAATGCGTATGGTCAGTTAAAAATTGGTAATCCTTTAGATGCTGCAAATCACGTAGGTCCGCTTATTGATACCAAAGCTGTTGAAGATTACTTAAAAGCTATTGAAAAAGCAAAAGCCGAAGGCGGTAAAATTGTGGTAGAAGGCGGTGTGGTAGAAGGTGCCGGTTACGAAAGCGGATGTTATGTAAAACCGTGTATCATTGAAGCTAAAAACGAATTTGAGATTGTACAGGAAGAAACTTTTGCACCAATTTTATATGTAATAAAATACCGCACTATTGAAGAGGCGATTGATATGCAAAACGGAGTTCCTCAAGGATTATCATCTTCAATTTTTACAAATAATTTGCGCGAAGCAGAATTGTTCTTGTCGCACGCCGGATCTGATTGTGGTATCGCAAATGTGAACATCGGAACATCTGGTGCCGAAATTGGTGGTGCTTTTGGTGGTGAAAAAGAAACAGGTGGCGGACGCGAATCGGGTTCTGATGCGTGGAAAGTATATATGCGTCGACAAACAAACACCATTAATTACGGTACAGAACTGCCATTGGCACAAGGAATTAACTTTAATATATAA
- a CDS encoding DUF4292 domain-containing protein produces MKQLFVIVTIALLAVSCKSSKKNNDAVSENNSENILLNESVKTKSTSENHRAVQEIAAAHYGLFNDFNTLNITADVDYKDKNMDQSPTADIKIQKGKQILITVKALFGVPVAKVYLTPEKATYYEIIGGTHYDGDYKFIQDFLGTEITYENVENLLLGKAFYDLNTNDYQKIKSNELELKLNQFLMRLVLGSKNQVASTEVTEDKSADKLVIQYPSYQSSENIYLPKEIKIHAMRKDDVQIRIDYKKVSVNQPIDFKYKIPSGSKAIKI; encoded by the coding sequence ATGAAACAACTTTTTGTTATAGTAACAATAGCACTTCTTGCGGTTTCCTGTAAATCGTCAAAGAAAAATAACGATGCCGTTTCCGAAAACAATTCAGAAAACATCCTTTTAAACGAATCTGTAAAAACAAAATCAACCTCTGAAAACCATCGTGCTGTACAAGAAATAGCGGCTGCACATTACGGTTTGTTTAACGATTTTAATACGCTAAACATTACTGCCGATGTTGATTATAAAGACAAAAACATGGATCAGTCACCAACTGCTGATATTAAGATTCAAAAAGGTAAACAAATTCTTATAACCGTAAAAGCACTCTTTGGTGTGCCTGTTGCAAAAGTTTACTTAACACCTGAAAAAGCAACTTATTATGAGATTATAGGCGGTACGCATTACGACGGCGACTATAAATTTATACAAGATTTTTTAGGTACAGAAATCACTTACGAAAACGTAGAAAATTTGTTGTTGGGAAAAGCTTTTTATGATTTAAACACCAACGATTATCAAAAAATAAAAAGTAACGAATTAGAATTAAAACTAAACCAGTTTTTAATGCGTTTGGTATTAGGTTCTAAAAATCAGGTGGCATCAACCGAAGTAACCGAAGATAAATCGGCAGATAAACTGGTTATTCAATATCCATCGTACCAATCAAGCGAAAATATTTATCTTCCAAAAGAAATAAAAATTCACGCAATGCGTAAAGACGATGTCCAAATCAGGATCGATTACAAAAAAGTTTCGGTAAACCAACCGATTGATTTTAAATATAAAATCCCAAGTGGTTCCAAAGCAATAAAAATTTAG
- a CDS encoding 3-hydroxyanthranilate 3,4-dioxygenase, which yields MEVRKPFNLQKWIDENRGLLKPPVGNKNIYTESGDFIVMIVGGPNARKDYHYNEADEFFFQLEGSISVTIQTENGKEIMELNAGDVFLLPAKTPHSPIRTEGSVGLVVEVKRTNPETKDGLLWFCDHCNEKLYEVYFPLKNIETDFLPHFKHFYQSKDLRTCKKCGEIMEADERFIG from the coding sequence ATGGAAGTAAGAAAACCTTTTAACCTTCAAAAATGGATTGACGAAAACCGCGGGCTGTTAAAACCACCTGTTGGCAACAAAAATATTTATACTGAATCGGGCGATTTTATAGTGATGATTGTTGGCGGACCAAACGCCCGTAAAGATTATCATTATAACGAAGCCGATGAATTCTTTTTTCAGTTAGAAGGAAGTATTTCGGTTACCATTCAAACAGAAAACGGCAAAGAAATTATGGAATTAAATGCCGGCGATGTATTTCTGCTTCCTGCCAAAACACCACATTCACCTATTAGAACAGAAGGATCTGTTGGTTTGGTTGTAGAAGTAAAACGGACAAATCCTGAAACAAAAGACGGCTTGCTTTGGTTTTGCGACCATTGCAACGAAAAGCTGTACGAAGTTTATTTTCCGTTAAAAAATATCGAAACCGATTTCCTACCGCATTTTAAGCATTTCTATCAGTCAAAAGACTTAAGAACCTGCAAAAAATGTGGCGAAATTATGGAAGCCGATGAACGCTTTATTGGTTAA
- a CDS encoding DUF2059 domain-containing protein codes for MRKLVIAATMLFAVQFASAQSAQSADFKKDVVEYIKLSGSAAQVTAVLEPMLEKLQLPADKSATLKKEIEATLPSLYDKMANVMMKHYTHDDVKKMIEFYNSPVGKKIQEVTPKMTKDQMKAGQEWGMQLQGLLMKYMQ; via the coding sequence ATGAGAAAATTAGTTATAGCTGCAACTATGTTGTTTGCAGTACAGTTTGCATCGGCTCAATCGGCTCAATCGGCTGATTTTAAAAAGGATGTTGTTGAATATATAAAACTATCGGGTTCTGCAGCACAAGTTACTGCTGTCCTTGAACCTATGTTAGAAAAACTTCAGCTTCCTGCTGACAAAAGTGCAACATTAAAGAAAGAAATTGAAGCAACATTGCCAAGTTTATATGATAAAATGGCAAATGTAATGATGAAACATTATACGCACGATGATGTTAAAAAAATGATTGAATTTTACAATTCTCCGGTTGGTAAAAAAATTCAGGAAGTAACTCCTAAAATGACCAAAGATCAAATGAAAGCTGGTCAGGAATGGGGAATGCAATTACAAGGATTGTTAATGAAATACATGCAATAA